AGAGAGTACACACAGATGGCGCGAATGGAGACCGCAGACTTCGAGACGGACCTGAGTCTGTTCAAGTACGACAATCTGGAGCAGCTACCGCCGGCCTACCGGGAGCTAACGGAGGCTGAACGGACGGAGCGCATCGAGGCGGCGACCGAGGCGTTGGGCGATGACGTGCTCATCCTCGGCCACAACTATCAGCGGCGGGAAATCGTCGAACACGCCGACTTCACCGGTGATTCCTACGCGCTGTCGAAGCGCGCCGCAGAGTCGGAGGCGAGCCACGTCATCTTCTGTGGCGTGACGTTCATGGCCGAGTCGGCGGACATCATCACCGACGCCGACCAGTCCGTCCTGTTGCCGTCGATGGAGGCCTCCTGTCCGATGGCCGGGATGGCCGAGGCCCTGCAGGTGGATGCGGCGTGGGACCAACTCACCGCCGCCGCGCCCGACGCGGATATCGTCCCCATCACCTACATGAACAGCTACGCCGACCTGAAGGCGTTCTGCGCCGAGCAGGGGGGACTGGTCTGTACCTCCTCGAACGCCGCAGACGCCTTCGAGTGGGCCTTCGAGCGCGGGGATACGGTGTTGTTCTTACCCGACAAGCATCTCGGCGAGAACACCGCCCACGAACTGGGGATGGCCGACGCCGTCGCCGAGTGGGACCCGTGGGCAGAGGGTGGAGCCGACGCCGCGCAGGCGGCCGACGCCGACGTAATCCTGTGGGACGGCTACTGTCAGGTCCACGAGCGCTTCCGCGAACACCACGTCACCGAGGTGCGCGAACGCTACGACGACGTGAACGTGGTCGTCCACCCGGAGTGTCGCCGCGAGGTCGCGGCCGCCGCCGACGTGGTCGGCTCGACGGCCACCATCTGCGAGACGGTCGCGGACGCCGACCCCGGCGACCGGTGGGCAATCGGCACCGAAATCCACCTCGCGAACCACCTCGACCGCTGGCACGAGGACGTGGCGGTCGTCCCGCTGTGTGGTGACGCCTGCATGGACTGTAACGCGATGCGGCAGATTGACCCGAACTATCTCACGTGGCTGTTGGAGGAGCTGGTCGACGACACTGAGCGCAACCGCATCGAGGTCGCCCCGCAGGAGGCCGAACTGGCCGAGGTCGCCCTCGACCGGATGTTGGAGCTATGAAGACGAGTGAGTCGGAGACGCTCGTGGTCGGTGGGGGCATTGCGGGCTGTGCGGCCGCGCTCGCGGCCGACCGCGCCGGCGGCGACGTGGTGCTCGCGACGAAGGCGACCAGACCGGAGGAGACGAACAGCTACTGGGCACAGGGCGGCGTGGCGGTGACGCGTTCGGACCCGGAGACGTTCCGGGAGGACATCATCGAGGCCGGGGCGGGCGCCTGCGACCCGGCGGCCGTCGAAACGCTCGTCAGGGAGGCGCGGCCCGCAGTCGACGACGTGCTCGTCGAGACGCTTGGAGTCCCGTTCGACACCAACGGGGAGGGATTCGACTACGGCCGGGAGGCCGC
This portion of the Halosegnis longus genome encodes:
- the nadA gene encoding quinolinate synthase NadA, translating into METADFETDLSLFKYDNLEQLPPAYRELTEAERTERIEAATEALGDDVLILGHNYQRREIVEHADFTGDSYALSKRAAESEASHVIFCGVTFMAESADIITDADQSVLLPSMEASCPMAGMAEALQVDAAWDQLTAAAPDADIVPITYMNSYADLKAFCAEQGGLVCTSSNAADAFEWAFERGDTVLFLPDKHLGENTAHELGMADAVAEWDPWAEGGADAAQAADADVILWDGYCQVHERFREHHVTEVRERYDDVNVVVHPECRREVAAAADVVGSTATICETVADADPGDRWAIGTEIHLANHLDRWHEDVAVVPLCGDACMDCNAMRQIDPNYLTWLLEELVDDTERNRIEVAPQEAELAEVALDRMLEL